A region from the Vicia villosa cultivar HV-30 ecotype Madison, WI linkage group LG3, Vvil1.0, whole genome shotgun sequence genome encodes:
- the LOC131660316 gene encoding lysine histidine transporter-like 8, with protein sequence MEEMMEVEIMKKQNSPSFSTPPQLQINHQIHSPNSMSFSKSPFGSRFMSTPIASPMKKAIENMFEEVGEFTKFDPQDDWLPITACREGNAYYAAFHLLCSGIGFQALVLPLAFTTLGWTWGILCLCVAFTWQLYTLWLLIQLHESDLGVRHSRYLKLAMAAFGEKLGKILVLFPVQYLSGGTCVTLIMIGGGTMKIFFQILCGDSCSLYQLKTIEWYLVFTVAAILLAQLPNLNSFAGVSLIGAITAVGYCSIIWIVSLLQGRIVNVSYESPMGQSQATRIFSVLNALGIIAFAFRGHNLVLEIQGTIRSESKNPSRLAMWKGVMFAYLVIAFCLFPLAIGSYWSYGNLIPSNGGMLSALQRYHEHDTSKFIIALTSLLVVINSLSSFQIYAMPILDNLEFRYISKRNKPCPRTLRIVFRSLFGCLTFFISVALPFLPSLAGLIGGIALPITLAYPCFMWILIKKPKRFSTSWYLNSTLGAVGIILSVLVVTGAIWGMVALGIQIHFFNP encoded by the exons ATGGAAGAAATGATGGAAGTAGAAATAATGAAAAAACAGAATTCTCCATCATTTTCAACTCCACCACAACTTCAAATTAATCATCAAATACATTCTCCTAATTCAATGAGTTTTTCTAAAAGCCCTTTTGGTTCTCGTTTTATGAGCACTCCTATAGCAAGTCCCATGAAGAAAGCCATTGAAAACATGTTTGAAGAAGTTGGTGAATTCACCAAATTTGACCCACAAGATGATTGGCTTCCAATCACTGCTTGTAGAGAAGGAAATGCTTATTATGCAGCTTTTCATCTTCTTTGTTCTGGAATTGGATTTCAAGCACTTGTTCTTCCTTTAGCTTTTACCACACTAGGCTG GACTTGGGGAATTTTATGTCTATGTGTGGCTTTCACATGGCAGTTATACACTTTATGGTTATTGATTCAGCTTCATGAATCAGACTTAGGGGTACGTCATAGCAGGTACCTCAAGCTTGCTATGGCAGCATTTG GAGAAAAGCTAGGAAAAATATTGGTACTTTTCCCAGTCCAGTATTTATCTGGTGGAACATGTGTGACACTGATTATGATTGGAGGTGGCACAATGAAGATATTCTTCCAGATTCTGTGTGGAGATTCATGCAGCTTATACCAACTCAAAACCATAGAATGGTATCTGGTATTCACTGTGGCTGCCATTTTGCTTGCTCAGCTTCCAAATCTCAATTCATTTGCAGGGGTTTCTCTCATAGGAGCTATCACTGCTGTAGGTTATTGTTCTATAATATGGATTGTGTCTTTACTCCAAGGTAGAATTGTTAATGTGTCATATGAGTCACCAATGGGACAATCACAAGCTACTAGGATTTTTAGTGTATTGAATGCACTTGGAATCATTGCTTTTGCTTTTAGAGGTCACAATCTTGTGTTGGAAATACAG GGAACCATACGTTCGGAGTCAAAGAATCCATCACGTTTGGCAATGTGGAAAGGGGTTATGTTTGCTTATCTAGTCATTGCCTTTTGTTTGTTTCCTTTAGCCATTGGAAGCTATTGGTCCTATGGAAATTTA ATACCTTCAAATGGAGGAATGTTAAGTGCTTTGCAGAGATACCATGAGCATGATACATCAAAGTTTATCATCGCTCTGACGAGTTTGCTAGTTGTCATCAACAGCCTCAGTTCTTTCCAAATTTACGCAATGCCAATACTTGACAATCTAGAATTCAGATATATCAGCAAAAGAAACAAACCTTGTCCACGGACGCTGCGAATAGTCTTCAGAAGTCTCTTCGGCTGCCTCACATTTTTTATTTCCGTAGCATTACCGTTCTTGCCGAGTTTGGCAGGTCTCATTGGAGGCATTGCTCTGCCAATAACCTTAGCTTATCCCTGTTTCATGTGGATACTGATTAAGAAACCAAAAAGGTTTAGCACAAGTTGGTACCTAAACTCGACACTTGGGGCAGTAGGGATTATTCTAAGTGTACTGGTTGTGACAGGAGCCATTTGGGGCATGGTGGCACTGGGCATTCAGATCCACTTCTTCAATCCATAG